The Hemiscyllium ocellatum isolate sHemOce1 chromosome 5, sHemOce1.pat.X.cur, whole genome shotgun sequence region CCCAGACTCCCCTGGTTaattttttcttcttttactgCCTAACTGCTTGTTTTTCCACaacacccatggtgtgtgtgtgtgtgtgtgtgtgtgcaggtgtgagacactgtgaaagacacaaagtgtactattcgttattcaatttccaccaccaggaagaaaggaaacacccaagtggccagtgacgagcagtgcccttcacatcaaagggcaatgctgtgtgacgCTGCCTGCTATATTGGACTACAACTTCCAGTGGAAGTGGGTCTGAGATGAAGCTATTTCATTATGGTTTAATTACTGCCCCATTCTTCACTAATATTtgggaaaagaaaaacaaaaacaaaactcacaTAATCCTTAGGCATCAAGGTTTCTCTCTGGGCAGAATTTTATTATGGCCCCTCTACTGACAATTTCAAATGGGGGAGGCACTGAAGACTGGGAATTGCCCTTCTCATCACAATTGAGGCCCCTAAACATCTCAACCAGCAGTAATAATTTGAGCAATGGGAAGAGTTAGAAAATTGGGTGGTTAAGACACTTAGCAGATCACCTTACTGcatggggaggggaaggaaaggtACCTCCATCACTGGCCTCCTGTCCAGTTAGTGTCATGATCTGTTCAGTCCTTACACACATACCTGGGTTCTCCTTCCTAGTCTAACTTTTCTGAAAAGTTCCCTACACCCTATTCCCATAAAGCCTCTCATCCCCACTCTCATTGCCCTGCAACTAACCAGTCTTATGAGCTCCTGCACTTAAACTATGAGGATGGCTTATAGTCCCAGCAATGGCCAATAACACTCCAGGTAATGCAACTGAGATTATACAGTTGCCTCAAATGATCTGTATCTTTTTGAGGCTAGACTTTCTAATAGTGAACCGCAGGTGAAAATCTCACTTCACACGGGAGGCAGAGATGGGGAAGCCAGTGACAACAGGCTATGTTCTCTGCCCACTCTTCAGGTTTGAagtagagatgccagtgttggactggagtggacaaggtcaaaagtcatacgacaccaggttgtagtccaacaggtttatttgaaattacaagctttcagagtactaTCTCTCATCAGGTGACTTCATAAAACAGGATCATAAATCTTTGGGGCTATTTTTCTCATTTGTATTATACATAAGTGGGATTAATGAAAGCTGATGATTTGCATTACTGACCAGTGTAACTCATGCGAGTCAAACTCATTTACAGTTTGATGGATAGTGAGGTAGCGTAAATTCCATATAGAATGGGCGTGCTCTGTTGGGCTGATGGACCACTTGGCCTATATAAACATGCAGCAACTGTTGTAAAAAACTAGGGAAACAATAGTGGTCAAGTGCCCAAAACTGGACATTCTAAATTGGCCatgcacctcacactttcccaggacagcaacagtgaaaagtattgtcatGACCCCCTTCTTGGATGCTTTGAAACCTGCTCGTGACCTTAATGGCCATAGACCATTTGGGAACATTCCTGACAAGGAGGCAATAAGAATACACACCTGGAAGTTACTCCAGTAGCAAAGTCATGCAGAAAGACTTGTAGAGGAAGACCATATGGAAACCGAAGATAACTCAGAAGACCTGTGAGACCCAATATCATGGAAAAGAGTCAGCTCTGTCAGAAAAGGAGGTGACCCCAATGGCCCAGCTCAAATAGATGGATCACTTAAGgtaacatcctttctcagatggaAAGAACCAGACAGAGAGTAAATAGTTTGGCAACTTGGGAGACATTCGCATATTCATTATTAAAACTACTTTATTCatagaagatttgtagcacaAACCCAATTCTGTGCTCCTTTGGCAACTTCACTGACACAAGCGCTTGGATGAAGTGTTTTTAAATACATAAACCGGTCAAAGTTTCCAAAGCAGGGATAACATTACATTAACACTAACATCCTGGATAGCATTTCAGAACATGACAACTCATACCTCACTCGATAATTTGTGCAAAATTGGAAAGAAGTTTCCACTTCTCGACTTGCCAAGTGGACCCAAATGAGGGGAAAAAATATCTGGTTGTGATAGCAACAGGAAAAGAAACTCACACAATCAAATCTTCAAGTTCTAGTGGGAATTTATGAAGTATTTCTCACTCATTGAAAAAATAATTAAGTGTGGCTGGGACACATGAAGGTAAGTCAAAATGACACTGCCTGCCACTCCTCTGGTCATCAGTTTAGTAGATTTGCATGTCAGTTCGACAGTGTAGAACTAGTCTAGCTTTAGTATTAATTACTAAACTTTGCTCAAATCCTAAATAATTACAATTCACAGTATCTTGACACCAGAAAGGTTGGAGAGACAAACTCTTAGTTTGTCCTGTTTTTCCTACATGTCCATCAGAAAAGCTTCAGAAagaagaaaataatcaagaaggtTACAAAGAGGTGGAGGAAGTAAATTTATTTGTCTTCAGTTATGAAGTGAATGAGGATGACTATCATCCAGCCAACCCATGAGTCACTGGGATTCTATTTTTTGGCTCTTCAAATCACCTATGATTTAGAAGAAAAAGAAATCACAATCTTGGATGGTATCACTGCCATTTTCAAAAGGAGAGTGGGAAGGGAAAACCAGCAATTAAAAGATGAGATTAACAACAGAGTTTGGTGCAGTCATTTGCTGCTTTATATTGAGAGGCATAGGAGATCTGGAGAATTGGGAAACACATTAGAGTGTGGCTGTCAACAACAGCAGAGAGCCACATACGGATTGAAACAGATATGCCATTGCTGGCAGCAAAGCTCAATCTCCTCTTTGCCTGTGATGGATTTTCCCAAATCCAGGAGATCACTGACAGTACAGAGATAATTACTGATATAATAGCCAACCAGAGTTCCAAAAAGCAAAGGAGTCTACAGCATGGGCCCCGACTTTGTCAAGAATTGGAGGGTGATCCAGGCCTGGGAACAGCTATTTTATTGATATCAGGAAAAGTAGTGGActgccatttttttaaaaaaaaaccttctctgaactgcaagATTTACATttaaacatccttcctgtagtacaGTGTCCAGTATTGTAGATATTATTTCAGATTAAGTCTCCCCTACACCTTACACAATGCTCAAAGATATGGAATAGCTAGTTAGTGCTGactcagccaatgacacccatgtcTCACGCCTTCTGCCTGGGGTATCCAGGGGTGTTGGAGGGAAAGTAGAAAATGCAATGGGGATGGAGGGAGCTTGTCATGGAAGCTCCAAGGGGACTCAATTGGCTGCAGATAAGGTACATGGATGACCACCCATCTGTGAAgaaatggaaaaatgttttttaaaaaagccagCATCTACAAATTCTGATTTTTTAAGCTTGAACGATTTTCAATTTTTAATCAagaatgtttttattttaaaaatctatattttaaaaacaatattaAAATTACAGAGAAAATGAGTCCATAAGAGTCTGATTTTACTGGTCTTTCATTGCTGATCCTCCTCCAAATAATTAGCAATACCATTCCTTCTGTAAAACTCTGTTTGGACTCGGGCAATTCTGACAAAAGTTCGATTTGGTGATTCAAGTGCAGGGCGTTTACCGTAGAAAGATGACGCCAAGACTGGAACTGTTCGTGCTCTTTCCTGAAAGAGGAACACGTAGCTATTACTCAATTGTATTTCTTAAAACAGTTCATGGTACTAACAGAACGAACTAAATGATGTTTTAAACACGCGATTGTTATTCAACagtttattgttttgtatttttcttATGAAATCTCCAAACTCACAACAAAACTAATTCTGAATTTTTTCACACTTCCCATATTAAATGttttttctttccattcaaaATGGATAGCCTTTTTTTCTGATTGAGTGATCAGTTTAGCTTTGCCCCAGGAGAGAAGACACATGAACATAACAATTTTCTAATTCACCATTCTGATATCattgttcaaaattatgagtTGATTCCAATATGACTTATGTTGGGAAAAATTGCAAAAGTTGTTCTATTCAATACCTTCACAGGTAATGAGGATAAAATAGATCAAATTGACATGTAGTATACTTCCATAGACACTATAAACCCAAGTAATATTCATGTTCAGTTTGGATGTTGACTGTCACATCTTTCAGCTATGGAGAACACTGTACCACATGCTCCACTGACTCCCATACATTCCCAACATAGCTACTGGCAGTGGAAACTCTTGATGAATATTCCCTCCCCTATCACGAAAAGGATGGAAGACTTCTGTTGTGATGGGTAAAATCCCTGCTTCTAAGCCAGaagcaccaggttcaattcccagcctAGGATTTGATGGCCAAACGTTGCATCAAAACAGCGTcaacttgtaaatcctttcaaCATACTTCAAGAGCATACAGGAAGAGCAGGAGAGATTTCTGGTCAGCCACATGATGGAAAGAAATTTGAGCCTCCAGCTTCAATATACATAGCTTGGAAAATGTTATGTTGTCAAAGCAACTCTGGCTCCTTTaggagaacaaagttaaaaatctgacaacaccaggttacaatccaacatgtttatttggaagtacaggtagacaaccctttatctgaaatccgAAAAACTCCAAAGTCTgaaggtttttttgtgaagtttgtTTTCCTCATTAACAGGGTTTTTTTGGTGTGCAGTTAACCcaagtccacacccactcgaagtgtgtcactcagatgtgaagTGTGGgggcgtggcccagcactggctgGCCTTGATTTTGTTTCAGGTCCTGTTTTACTCACAGTAAGTCTGTTcttcagaaagattttttttaagtttcaccatcaaactgtcacttatacTGAAACTCAAAAACATTCTGAATTCCAAAAGTCAGCTGATCCTGAgtatttcggataaaggattgtgcacctgtcCTAGCTtcctgagcgctgctccttagtcaggtagctgtggagaatttatagcaaaagattacagtgttatgcaactgaaatgatatattgaacaaacccagtTTGCTTTTGTTACCGAATATCAAAAGTAATTAATGaattgtgaagcactttgggattgTGATAGGGTGCTACATTATATTTTTTCTTTAATCTGCATATATAAAAATAATAGTCCTATGGACCGgagcaaccccacccccctcaaaaCATGTCACGGAGATAGCTACCCCCTATTAttattcttatttttaaaggcaagtgcctgGCTTTATATActggatgcaattcgattggtcaaactactaggCTCGAAGCAAACCATTTTATTCAGACAgtataattaaaatacagacatgattaaaaaaaaggcttaATGGCAAATGTATTGAAATACTTAAAATAATAAACTCCTCATTAACTGCTCCAGTACAGCAACATCTCATTAGCATAACCTTAGCAAAGGTaaagtcagtaaaatagattgtctcacatgcaattctaacaGCAGGAAGAGAATTCAAGCTTTTCACTGCAgcacaaagagagacagagtgagtaagAGAGCGGGAGCAGCTTTCACAACCCCAGCAGTTACTGAAAGCTAAAGATCCAGGTTAAGTGGGAGCTTGATCCCGTCACCCCACCctcagactgcttctattgttctactttttttaaacaaaatcccCAAGGACTTAGCTGTTTATTGCCTTGAAAGACAGCACTGTAAACCAGTGTCTCAACCTCTCCATTAAAAAGAGAAAATACACCTCTTACAACCATTGTATTGTCACGATTGTGACAAATGAAAAATCATATTACAAGCTTTGAAGTTGGATACTGCACAAATTGGGTAAATTACAAGGGAACCAGATTATTCATGAAACTTTTCAGCTTTTATGATCTAAATTCAAAAACTTGAAGGGACAAATTCTGTCTACTTTGGTTGCTAGGAAGAAAGGAACACTTGGTGTCTTAAGTAATTATTTTCAATTCCATTAAATcgaatgtaaaaaaaaagcaatgttaattatttatttacttaaCTTGTTTTCAGAGGGTAACTGAATCTGAAAAGAATGCCGTTCAGTTTATAGGTGACAAGAACGATTGCCATGTAACCATTGTAAAGAATGGAATATGGAACTCAATTGGCCCCATTTCTGAATACATCTCAGCAATTCAGGATGCTCCCATGTCAGGTGTAAATAAGTTAAGAAGCAACATCTAAAGAAAGGATAACCTGTAGGAAAATCAAagtgggggtaggggtggagaACCTACCCTGTCCCCAAGGTTGGAGGCTTCTACCTTGTTCTCCCACTATCTTACTGATAGTGAGTAGCAGGATAACATTTGATGTATAATGTTCTTTGGAGTATTTAGAAATGTCATAAAACCATTAATAACATTATATATTGTATATGGAATGTAAGAACTCTACAGAATAGCATTTATTGCATCATAATTGAAGGAAAAATGAATTGTCCCCAATGATAAGACAAAAACAACAGAGTTGCTATAAGAGAACGTTAAATACTTACAATCATCTTTTGAAGGGACAGTGCAGCTTTGATTACCACTCTTTTGCAAGTTTGATTATAGCAACTCATCAGGGTATAACAATTTAATGATCATAATTTTTATCTAAAAATGGCTATTAACATACCTCATCATTGATATTAAGACCTTGGTGGTGGCTATGCTCACGATCATCACGATGAGTCTTATTATTGTACCCTTCTTGAACTTTAAAAACCTGATCGTAAAGCAGCACAGATACTTCCTAAAAAGAAAAGATTTTCAGAACCAAGTAAAATCGTTGTCAACTCATATTGCAGTATAATTCCTACTTGAAGTTATTCAGTTTAATAAAAATGTAATAACCAATTGATTTCTACTGCAATAAATCATGAACAAATACAACAAGAACCTAAGTCTTCAAAAATAACATTTATTTTGCTTAATTTTCCATCACTATAACTTTTCTGATCTCTAATTCCCTTGGACTTTCACTTGCTTTGCCACTAACTTCATCAGAAGCGCATCTCATACCCTGAACACGGGGATGAATGGGGCTTGTTTTGTAAATTTAGAGGGGTTCTGGTGCCAAGGTGAAAGCAGTTCCAAGTAAAATCCAGCTTTACatgcagcagatggtgaagaaGCTAAATACTATggtggccttcataacaaaaggatTAGactacaggaacagggatgtttTGCTGAAATTGTACAGGGTCTTGCCGAGACCATACCTGGTATATTGGCAAGATGTTCTGGCTAAGGAGGGAGTGGCAACTGAAGTTTCTCGCACTGATTCGTGGTGCGATTaggctgttcctttaacaaagttatgctGTCCTTTGCTTTTCTTccagagaggtcgtaaaagcaGCAATTCCGAACAGTCTAGGTTTGAAGCGTTTTAGGGTCAGTTTGACTATTGCGAACAGATACTGTCTCAGGCAAAAAAAtccatcaattttttttaaaaacttgtacaatgaaaggagagtggccagttctcccagctcagccttTCACTGGTTTGGTTTGGCTTTAGTATTCTGGCTGTTCAAAGCAAGCAGTCAGTCATCTTTGAGGCGCAGATCCATGAAAGAGctccatggaagaaggtgttccatgatgaatctctctgccatctctctctctctctctcgtaaaaccctgtgtttgattttaccttttttgccaaggggtgtttatgaggattgttgcaggaatttggaagagcatcattaagttgggatagtctgttggttTTTAGATGGATTGTTATTCTATAGGCTGTTCtcatttgtgtttcatttggaagaattgcaaataaattctgttttgtttaggcCAGCTGCATTCCCCCTGGAACCTtctcctgcttaaaacaactcacaaagttagggtccaggctactttATTGAAATGTTTTGCGCAGGGTCTGGCCTGGCCCATAAcactgggatggcaggactgaaatATGAAAAGAGACCAAATTAGTTTTGACGATATTCACTGAAGTTGAGAAGAATTAGTGTGGATCTTATAGAATCCTTCAAAGTTTAACAGGACTAACAGGATACACGCAGGATACTGTTCTTAATGACTGGGGATTCCAGAACCAGAGGATCTGGGGTAGGCCATTAGCACTGAAATAAGGAGAATGGTTTTCCCCCGGACGATGGCAAGCCTGTGGAAtctctgccatagaaagcagttgaagccaaaGCACTGacattttcaaaaaggaattacATATTGTTCTAAAAGGATCAATGGATATGAGGAAAAAGAGGGAacagggtattgagttggataatcaatagacaataggtgcaggagtaggacattcggcccttcaaaccagcaccaccattcataataatcatggctggtcatcccataatcagtatcctgttcctgccttatccccataacccttgattccactatccttaagaactctatcatctctttcttgaaagtatccagagacttggcatCCATTGCCTCCTGgaacagagcattccacacagccaccactctctgggtgaagaagtttctcctcaactctgttctaaatggcctaccccttatttttaaactgtgtcctctggttcgggactcacccatcagcagaaacatgcttcctgcccccagagtgtccaatcctttaacagTCTCATatgtctcagtcagatcccctcccaatcttctaaactcaagcgtatacaagcccagttgctccaatcgtTCAACATTTGATAgttccgccattccaggaattgaccttatgaacctacactgcactccctcaatagccagaatgtgcttcctcaaatttggagaccaaaactgtacacagtactccaggtgcagtctcaccagtgccctgtacagctgcagaaggacctctttggtcctatactcaattcctcttgttatgaaggtcagcatgccattaactttcttcactgcctgttgtacctgcatgcatGCTTTCAGAACTGAcgcacaagaacacctagatcatGTTGTACGGTCCCTTTCCCTAACCTGACTCCAtctagatagtaatctgccttcctgtccttgccaccaaagtggataaccacacatttatccacattaagctgcatctgccatgcatccgttcactcacctagcctgtccaagtcaccctgtattctcataacatcctccttcATATTTCACCTGCTactcagttttgtgtcatcagcaaatttgctaatattatttttaatatcttcttctatatcattaatgtatgttgcaaacagctgcggtcccagcaccgaaccttgtggtaccccactggtcaccgcctgccattctgaaagggacccatttgtcactactctttgctacctgtcagccagccagccagccagccaatcttcaatcccaagtcagtattttgcttcTAATACTACGTGCCCTAATTGTGCTCACTAAATTTCCTATGTGATACTTTAAgggttttctgaaagtccaggtacactacatccactggctctcccttgtccatcttcatagttacatcctcaaaaaattctagaagattagtcaagcacaatttcccctttgtaaatccatgatGACTCTGAcgtatcctgttactgctatccaaatgagtcgtaattttatcttttataattgactcccaacatctttcctaccaTTGATAAatggctaaccggtctataattccttattttctctctccttccttccttcaaaagtgggacaacattagccactctccaatccgcaggaatggctcctgaatctatagaacattggaaaatgattaccagtGCAACCACAATTTCAagagccacctccttaagtaccctGGCATACAGACCTACACGTCGCAAGGACTTATCagtcttcagacctaacagtctatccaacataATTTCCTGCCTAATGTAAATGctcttcagttcatccattaccctaggTCTTTCAGCCACAATTACAGCTGGGGAGACGGATGTGTCTTCACTAAGGAAGACAAGCAaaaagtacctattcaactcttctgccatttccttgttccccataaattcatccatttcctgtcttggaacacccaattttagtcttaaccattcttttcttttcacatacctaaaaagaGCTTTTactatccacctttatatttttggccagtttgcttACTTACCTCATTTTTACCTCTGCatattgcttttttagttatcctctgttgcttttaaatgtttcccagtCCTCAGGcgtcccactcatctttgctatgttatacttcttttatctttatacagtgCTTAACTTCCCTTATCATGtgcagaaatacctgccattgttgttccactgccatccctgctagggtactGAGCCATTGAACTGtggccagcttctccctcaaAGCTCCACAATTCCCTTTGTTCGACTGCAATACTGACATTTCCAATTTGTCCTtcttcctctcaaattgcagattaagacttatattatgatcactacctCCTCACGGCTCCTTTGCTTTGaagtccctgatcaaatccggttcattgcacaacaccagatccaggaTAGCATTCTCTCTGGGAGGCTTcagtacaagctgttctaagaatttacctcggaggcactccacaaactccctttcttggggttctgtaccatcctgattctcccagtctacctgcatgttgaaatcccccataacaaccataaTAAtacctttgcgacaggccaatttcaactccttattcaacttacaccctacatccaaactactgtttgggggcctgcaCATAACTCTCATTAGAGTCTTTCTAGattttctcagctctatccatactgaccctACATCTCTCGATTCTATGGTTTTCCCCcttgcaagggactgaatatcattcctcaccaacagggccaccccaccctttctgcccgtcagtctgtccttttgaCAGCATGTATAGCTTTGAATATTCATTTCTCAGACCCTGTCCACtagaagccatgtctcagttatccccacaacatcgtgCCTGACAATTTCCaactgagcctcaagctcatccaccctATTTCGTATACTTTGTGTATTcatattttaatttgttactccctttacccttcctatcaatccctatttcacttgaccataCTGTAGGGTCCCTAGAGTTTTCTGCTGAgttgattctgttgtctttcttaaATTTTTCTTATTCTCACTTCCCCTTTAACTTCTTGCTTGaatttccagtttgtcccctcccctcccctccacttctTAGTGTAAAACACACCTGTGTTGCAGTGgtaaacctgcctgccagaatgctggacCCCCACCTATTTGCTTGATATTTGAATAAGCCACTTGGCTCTCATGATAACATTTCTGTCATGATcctgctgcactgttccaacACAGCACAATGCAAGCTCatagaacaacacctcattttcctctCAAGATTGAAATCAGAAATTGATTGCAGTATGTCCATTCTCCAtttatctccccctcccctccacagcCGCGTTATATATCTTATTTACTTGGCACTTAATAGAAAGGACCAGTTCTCTTCCTTTCACACCTTAAGTGTTGTTTTTACAGCTgtttttaactctctctctcactcttccccacCTTCCTACCCCACCCCACTTACTAACCCATTATCTTTTGCATTGGGCTTCTATATTGCCATTTACTGACTTGCTTCCCCCTGCTGCCAAATGTATGAAAAACAAAGGAAAAGGATGCCACACTGTGTGAATTGCAGCCATTTATATTAAAACAGTAACAAACAGAAGCATGGGTAAAAGCTACAAAGAATATTTTTGGAACTAAGGGTCAGGAACAGTCATCAACAAACCCAATAGGAAATTTGGGAGAAATAGCTTTAGCCAGAGAGAGCGATTAGATTGTGAAACTCATCACAAAAAGTCATCGAGGTGAGAGGTATAGCTACATTTAAAGGGAATGTGAATTGAGCATGATATATTGATCAAGTTAAAAGAACGAGGGTTAAGGGAGTCTCGGTTGGAGCATAATCATTAACATGGATCTGTAAGGCAAGTGATTGTTGCTCAACTTTCAGGACAAAAATTATTATTGACTCAATTTTCAATTGATGCTGATGTTAATATGATTTGTATTGCAATTATACACGTCGTACATAAGGCACTAGGTATTGATTGCACATACATATGACTTTTAATAAGAAAAATAAGAGGCAACCTATTGGAGTACTTAAATCTGTAATATCCTTGGTACTTCTAAGAGTTATCAAACTGCTCCTACAATATAAATGATGTGTTTATTTAATCAAAACAATAATTCAAAGTGAGTATACGGTGTTGTGTACAACTGATTTACTTTAAAGTCAGTAGTACATACTAGGGAGATAGTAgaaatatcactggactagtaatccagagattcaggTTACATATAGGTTCGAATCTCATTATGTTTGCTGGTAGACCTTTGATTCATTTAATGCCGTCACTCCAAGACAGAGCATTATCCTCCTGACTTGCAAAAAAAAggcaaagaaaaataaagaatatgtTGTAGCTTGCTGTATAGAATTTGAATGAACTGCCATCTGATTCAGGTATATGTACAAAAGACATTGTGATGTTTTGCCAGCGACTGGGAGATGAACAGCAAAGACTGGTTATGTTATGGACTGTTATTTGAAAGGATATACCTTTACAAGATACCAATTGAATGCATTCAACTATCAGGCATAAAATCAAAAGGTTTCCTGCAGTATGGCATTCCTTTTATATGGACATTCTTCAGTTGTTAtattaaaaaggaaaa contains the following coding sequences:
- the cfap90 gene encoding cilia- and flagella-associated protein 90 isoform X1, translated to MTEIRKRISKNMPLSALSGFSFIPERRDHNELTYFGNQKKEVSVLLYDQVFKVQEGYNNKTHRDDREHSHHQGLNINDEERARTVPVLASSFYDGWSSMYLICSQLSPLGASMTSSLHPHCIFYFPSNTPGYPRQKA
- the cfap90 gene encoding cilia- and flagella-associated protein 90 isoform X2, whose amino-acid sequence is MTEIRKRISKNMPLSALSGFSFIPERRDHNELTYFGNQKKEVSVLLYDQVFKVQEGYNNKTHRDDREHSHHQGLNINDEERARTVPVLASSFYGKRPALESPNRTFVRIARVQTEFYRRNGIANYLEEDQQ